In Globicephala melas chromosome 20, mGloMel1.2, whole genome shotgun sequence, the genomic window GTAAACTTGGCTGCTGCCCCCGGAGCGGACTGAGGCAAAAAACACCTGGGTGGAGTAGGAACAGAAGTCATCAgggatgcggggggggggggggggggggagcgtcTCAGTTAaccaggagaaggggagagagagactgcAGAGCGGAGTCCCTCAGAGTGCCCCCCAGCCCCTCCGAAAGGCGGAGACACTCGGGGAAGTGGGCAGCAGGCCGACCTCCCGGATGAAGGAATCTGGAGAGTTCTCAGAGAGGGAAGACGagggaagggcaagctgtgacCACACAGTGCGCTCCCTGGAGGCCTCCTTCCAGGAAGACCCagaaccacccctcccccagctctgcccagggaCCCAGGTCCTGGGGGCCCACCCAGTGCAGGAGCCCGGGCCCCTTGTCATTCCCACCTTGTCATTCCGCTCACACAGGAACTTGAGCCTCTGGGCCCGTTTGTGCATGAAGACCCCGTCTAGGTGGCCCGTCTCCACGGAGCGGATCTCAATGGCTTTCTCACCCCAGCCCATGATCTGGTTGGAGCAGATATAGGCTGGGGGGGAAGGGAGTGGAGGGGCAGTGAGTGGGCTGCAGCCCAGCTCGGTCGGGGACACAGGCTTGGAGGGCGGGCACCTCACTCACCCACAGAGGTGGGCATCTCTCCCCACTGCAGCACCACGTCCTTAATGATCCGCCCATACGTGTTGACATAGACGCCCTCATCCTCGTAGCACAGCAGCATCTCCATGCCATCCgtgttggggaggaagatgatggcGTGGGGCGTGATCTGGCTCTGGATCTGGGAGGAGAAGGTGGGCTGGAGGCCCCAAGTCTGGGGCACAGACTGGTGGTCCCAGTCTGTCCGCAGCCCTGCCAAGCTTACGTGCACAGGGATGTAGATGTCATAGCTGTTCCCCGAGTCGACATCCACAGCATGGAAGCCGGCGCTGGAGCCATAGATGACCTTGAGCCTCTGTCCCTCCTCTACTGTCAGGTCCACCAGCAAAGGGCGGTGTGGGAGGTCAGCAAAGGACTATGGAAGACAGAAGAGCTTAGGGGACGCGGGTGGAGGAGCCAGACCTCGAAACAGTGTtgggggctgaggctggggtTACCTTGAAAGCCATGAATTTGTGGTAAGGTTTGGGGGCCCAAGCATACACCTCCACAGAGTTCTTCAGGGCGATGACCAGGAATTTGATGCGTTCATATTTCACTGCgggcaggaaggaagagggatGCAGCAACTTCCCTTCTTGGGCTGCAGCCCCTCCCACAGGTCTGTCTGTACCCCCAGCTGTGTGCCCCCCATCTCTGGCTACAAGGCTTTCTTAGCCAAGGcccctgtttctttctcttctcataaaCAAAGGTGCCCCGGCCACTGTGTCGTGACCTCCTCACCAACACGGTAGTGCCCGCAGCCCTCCATGTCCCCCACAGTGGTCCAGCCCTGCTTCTTCTCCACTTCTGGGTCATTGTGCAGGATCTTGTTCCGGAGCCAGGACAAATAATATACCCGcagtttgttccttttccctgagggacagacacacacacccctctcatCGGAGGTCCAGCTTCTGCCTCCCCGCCGTCCTTCGGGTGCGAACCACGAGGGGTGAGAAAGTGCGGCCCCACCTTCCAGCTCCTGGACCAAGGCTGCCCTCCTCCCAGACTGAAGGTGGTGACGGAGGGCCCAGGGGCTGAGCCCTCCTCCCGGCCCTGCCCTCCACACACACCTGAGATGGTGATGAGCAAGTTGAGTCCCTCCAGCACATCCATTTGCTGGAAGCGTCGCCGCCCGATGAGTCCATACACCTTGCCCTGCCCACTTCGGTCCAGCAACATCAGCCCGTTCTCCGTGCCCACCAGCAGGTTGACCCCTGCAATAGGAGCCCTTGGGCAGatcagaggcagagccaggccctCGCCTGACCAGGAGCATGGGGGCACACCAggcccctcctttccttcccagtcCTGGCTTACCCCAAAGGGCCGCACAGAGGATCTCGGAATTGAAGCGCTTCTTGTACTTCCGAATCTCGGGGGTTTCACTGTGGGCCCGGGTGTTGGTGGGGTTCACGTTGACCACAGAGCCTTTCCTCACGTCATACTGCAGCTGATCGAGCCGACTGCCCTCTCCACCCACCAGGGCTGCCAGAAGGATGAGAGGAACGGGCAGTAGGCTGCAGCCCTCTCACCCCGTCTCTCTTTACGCCACACCCCAGGATACtcagaatgaaaaggaaagactGGAGAACGGAGGAGGCACCTGGAGGAGTTTAAACAGGGCCAAAAAGACTGGCAAAGTCCTCGTTCTGTCATGCGAGTCCCTGAGCCACCACTGAGCATTTTTTCTCTTGGGTCAAGGGGGCCCCTTGGTGCCAGGGCAGGTTCAGGCCACAGGGGAGGCCGTGACCGCTTTGTGAAGCCCAGTCATCAGAGGCCCACCCACGGCCATCTCCAGATCTCTCGTCTCACCTGTGATGGGGATGGTGTCCCCACTGCCTCCAGGCTGGTAGATCCCCAGGTCCACAAACATCGTGAACGAGCTCTTGCCAGGGGCCTTTACCAGCCCACGAGACTGGTACTGCGGGGTGGGGGCGGCAGTGAGGCAGACACACCAGACCCCAGCCCTTGCCCTCCCCCTCCTGTTGTAACCTGGCCAACCAGCTCCCCGGGGCTCCACCCTGCTGACCACAGCGCCCCCAGCACCCCTGGGTCTCCTGCCCACGGCCAGTGATCTCTTCTCGCCCTGTGGAGCCACCTTCACTGACTTACATCACTGCCTCCATCCTTCAAGGGGGGGCTTTGACCTTTGCTGCTCTCGGTGGGCGAGTGGCTGGGCTGGACCACATCTGGCAGGTTCGTGTAACCGTTGCTATCAGCATGCAGCAGGCTTCGCTCCTCTTCAGGGGTctaaaggaacagagagaagggGGCCAGTGCTGGGGCCAAGGAGGTGCACGGCAGGCTGGGGAAGAACGGGGGGGCCCACTCACGCGCTGGACCACCATGGTGCCACCCCCATAGGGGGTCTGGGTCCCGGCTATCTCCTCCACGTCATGGACCACCATGGTGCTGACACTGTCTGTGTCTCCATCGCTGCTGTGGGAGAGAGGAAGGTCAGGAGGCCCTCCAGGCCCTGCCTGCCACCCAAGTGCCACCCGAATGCCACAGGGAGCAGACGAGAGCCGGAGGACTGGCGCCTTCAGTGTCTGTTGGAACACGACACACTCAGCCCTCACCCGGCAGCCCTTGCCCCCTGCCCAGCACTCGGGGAGGGCTGGCCGCACAGAGGCACCTGAAGAGGCCCCCCCGACTGACAGGACAGTGAGAGAGAGCTGGGGacaccagcccccagccctgtacCCCATTCTctagggaaggggaggaagaactGACCAGCAGTGATAGCCGGGGACCCTCCTCTGGGAAAAGGGAACCACCTTCCCTCAAGCTGGCTGCAactcccccgcccccaggatGCCCCATACCGGCCCCCAGGGGTATCTCTGCTCCCCTCCGACGGTTCGCCGTTGCTCTCCTCCTCGTCGTCCTCGCTGCTCTCCACCTCCTCGCTGGACGACGAGTAGTCCATGGCCTTCTTGGGAGGCCGGGGGGCCTCGTCCAGGGTCCGCTCTTTCAGCAACACAAAATCCTGCAGGGGAGGAGCTGCGTGAGAGGAGAGGCGGTGGTACGAAGGAGGCCACAGAAGGGCAGGGTAACAGGAGGGGCTCCCGCCAGCAGGCCCCTGCTCACTAACCTCACCAATGGCTCGCTTATAGCTCTGGGAGGGGCCGTGGGGGAAAAAGGGCagccaggaagaggcaggagagaggtTAAGAAAGGTTAGTAACTGAGAAGCACCCCCCTGTTAGCCCACAGACCCTCCCGTCACAGATTAATGAAGGCCCTGACCCTGGAACCCAGCTCCCTGGGGCTCAAGAGGCTCCACATCGGCCCCAAAGCCCCAAACCGGGAGAAGGCAGGGCCGGAGGTGCCACCCGATGACTTACTGCGGGCCGGCCTGGCCGCGAGCGGTGGTCATCGGGCTTGGCTTTGCTCCCAGGGGAGAGCACCGGGGAGCTGTCCAGTTTGGAGGCTAgaggtggcggggtgggggaagggaggtcaCTGACACCTGCACAGGGGGTGGCCTCAAGCCCAGCccgcctcccaccccacccccacccagtcgGGAGCAGCTGAAGGCAGGGTCCACCCTGATGGAGGCTGCCCGTGAGGCCCGTGCACGTACCTCCCACCCGGTTCCGCTCCAGTGAGCCAGCCTGGGGGAGGTGCCCGTGAGAGGCGGGGAGGACACTGTCCGAGCGCTCCCAGCCAGGGTCGCTCCTCCTGAGGTCAGGGTTACTgtgggaggggcagaggcagggtcaGGGAGACGGGGTATCTCTGCCTGGGGAGGCTGAGCTGCACCGCAGAGGGAACCATCACCAGGAGGAAGCAGGTGGCagaagtgggggtgggagtgagtaGTGGGGGGACAACTCCATTACCTACAAGCGTTGGGCGGGCCAGGGGGCTGAGCAGGGGGCCCTGGAGGCTTGGGGTTGCCCCGCTCTGCCCGCCTTTGCAGATAGATTTGCCAGGCGGAGTTGCTGCGAGGTCTGTGGAGGGAGCACAGGGgtgccgggggcgggggcagggagggggctgaggTGACTGGGTCGGGGCTTGCCCACCCCTAGGCGGGTAACCTGGCAAACTCCCCTCTGGCCCCCACGCCACTCCCTGGGCTGCCGCCTGCCCGCACCCAGGGGTTACCTGGCACGGACAGCCTGGGCTGGCCGGGACCCTCCAGCCCCACTGGTGTTAAGGGCAGTGGCGATAGATGAGGTCCTCTGAGGCAcctgaggagagaagaaaggagtcaGTGCTCTGTGCTGGGCGCCTGGCGGACACTTGTCCTCATGGAGACACTGGAAGAGGCCCTCCCCACATTTACGGAGAAGCAGACTGAGGTCGGGGAAGCTAATGAATTTGTCTAAGGTCACGAAGCTGagaaacagcagagctgggatctgacccAGAAAGTCTGGCCCCTGGCGCTCCCCAGACACCCTGGGCACTCTTCCACTCCCATATGCACCACGGAATCACCGGGACACACTCGGGTGGCAGCCCGCCCACCAGACATCAGGGTAACGCCTGCAGGACGCGCCGTGCTAGACGCCTCGCCCTTCTGTTCCCTTCCAACCCCGAACCCGTGTCTACCTCGCCTGCCGCCCGCTCCCCCTCCGTTCCCCTCCCGTACTATTTCTCTGCCCTTGTGCGGCTCAGCAGGGCTGTCCTTACCTTGGGAGGGGCCTCATTATCAGGCCGGACCCAGGCTGGGGGGTTCGGGCTGGGGCCAGGCCCTTCGGAAGTGGGGTCTGAGTTCTGGCGGACGACGCCTCCTCGGGCACTAGGCGTGGCAGTGGGTGCGGGCACGGCGGGGTCGGGGTCGTGTGAGGCTGGGAAGGCAGCCAGGTTTCGGGTGGGCTGGTCCTGCAGGGACTGGGATCGGGGTACAGGCGCTGCATATGGCTTCAGTGGGACCCGGTGTGCCACCAGGCTCTGCGGGGAGAGACCAGGGAGGGTGGGCTGCCTGCTCTGTGGCACGTCCCCACCTGGGAGCTGGGGCttgggctgggaggaaggggcaAATCAAGCCTCTGGCTTCCAATTATCCATTGAAAGGAGCTCCTAGAGCCCAAGAACAGGTAAGACACAGAAACAGACGTGTGCAGCCGCCTGTCTCTGCCCACGTATCCTGAGGTCTGTGATCCCTGGCTAAgggcgtgtgcatgtgtgtacacgaGATGTAGCTGTGCTGCGTGAGGCCCCCTGCGTCTGCGTGTTAAGACAGGAACAGGGAGAGACTCACCTTGTGTGGTCCCTCCTGGGGCTCCACCGGCCTCTGCATAGGAGGAGTTTGGGAAAGGGGTCCTGGGGGcccaggggaggcctgggggacGGGGGGCTCAGGCCCTGTGCTGCCTGGCTTGGTCTTGGCCAAGGGAGAGTTCTGCTGCTTGTTCATCCTCGTTCTCTCTTCTACCTGTGATGCAAGAGGATGCCAAGCAAGACAACTTTTGTCCTGTTCTCAAAATCGAGGTCCAGACCTCTCCAGCCCTCCACCTGCGCTGCgtgcccctttccccttcccagcGCCCGCCTGTGCGGAAGGACCATGCTTGCAGCTATCAGGCCCCAGGCGGATGGAGTCTCAGGCGGCAAAGGGGGCAATGAGTACCTCTCGGGCCCAGGCCGGTTTGTCAGCAGGGTTAATGCCCCGACCGTAATGATACAGGGGCTTCCTGTCCCCGGGCAGgatctgctgctgttgctgctgcagGGACTTGAGGTAGGCGTGCTCCTGCTGCAGCTGCCTCTGCAGGCGCTCCGACTGCCGCTGCTCCTCCAGCTGCTTCCTCTTGTATTCCTGGGCCCAAGGGTAGGGAGAGAGGGCTCAGCAAGGTGTGGCCCCGGAAGCTAGAGCACGCATGCCCTTCCTTTTCTCCAACTGCCTAGAGAGGCGATGTCTTCCCTCGATGCTGGGGTGAATCCCTTCCCCTGAAGGGTTCCCATCCCATTCCAGCAGAGACACTGAATACGCATCTTCCCAGAGGAAGCTGGGGACCCCGTTACCAGCAGTAGGGCCTGTTCCTGGAGCAGCTGTTGCTGAAGGATCTCGAGCTGTCGCTGCTCCTCCTCTAGCCTGTGACGGATATACTcctgggggggcggggtggggggcaaagggcagggaaagagggagaggcagaggggggcggcggcggcagcggaggAGTGGGCGGACAGGGTCAGTGGGGTGAGGATGAGGAGGCGGTAGAGTAATAGAGAGGCCgggttgggggtgggatgagCCCCGCAGAGAGCAGGGAATGAGGAGGAAGCCGGGGTGTAGGCCCCACGAGGGAAGGTGCAGGGgccagggggcaggggtggggcaaaGAGATGGGAATGAAGGCACAGAgacaggaggagggcagggagccAGGGTGGGGGGTTGAAGGGtgggagagaacagagagaaagagtgaaGCTGGAAAAGATAGGAGGAATCTCGGGgtagggggagaaggggaagggggctggggagcaggggaggcaggcagcgggagcgggggcggggggggggggtgtccggTGTGCGCTGGGGGCGTGCGCTGGGCGCGCTGTACCTGCTCCCGCTCAGCCTGCCGCCTCTCCTCCTCCCGCCGCAGGGCCTGCATGTCCTCGCGCCGCCGCTGCTGCTCCTTCTCCTGCAGCTTCCGCTGCTCCCGCTCCCGCCGCTGTTGCTGTGGGGGTAGAGCCGTGTGGCCTTAAGGGCTGCACCAGACACGGGGACAGCACAGCCCCAGAAGGCGGACCCACCCCGGCCCACTTCTGGAAAGCGGATCCCTACTGGACAGTGCGGGCTGGTCTCCATCTCACTGGGGATGGAGGTGAGAGAGGGTGGCTTCAACTTGTTTCTACAAACCTATCTACCCTCACGTAAGTGCCCACGGGGGGCTTGCCTTGCGAGAAACTTCTGTCTAAGGTGGCTGTGAGCTTCAGACTACAGCCGCTGAGAGGTCGCCTACTGCCCTTGGGCGGGCCGAACTGCATAAAACTGTCTGCTATCCACTCCTCCACCAAACAAACAGAACCTAAAGTCAACAACaacctccccgccccccagccccactcctggcCTCTCAAATCTCGGCCCAAAAGCCCAAAGGGAGTGGGCCGTAGTGCTAGCCCTCAGCCACCAGAGGGCACCAGGGGCCCATGCACAGAGAAGCAACTTCGGGACCTGGCCGGCAACCTTAAGTGAATGTGACCTGGGCTGCATCACTACTAGCCCAGGTCACATTCACTTAATAACTTTCACAAtctttctgcttaaaaaaaaaaagaaagaaagaaagggaaggaaagggaaagaaagaaagaaagagcacaaGCCCTAAGGATCCAGCAGGCCTGCTTCAGGAAACACCTTGGTAGACACAATTTTTGGTTACTCTGCTACCTGAATACAGTATTTATTAAGAAGAATTTTTACTAAGTTTTCCTGCAAATCATTCTTTTGTTCAACAAAGATAGGGGCCCACTTTGGGGAGTAGTACATGGGCAGTGCGGCTGCTTCCATCTATCTCCTATTGCTTAGAGAACTTTTAAATTAAGTTCAGCTCTCCATGAACTCTGGAATCATGTAATTGTTTCAACAAAAAACCCATCATTTAAGGCAAAATTTTAACCAATCTATACACCTCTTCTTCCCCCACCATGACCcctccaaaataaatacatttaaatatatatgtatcagatacaaagtatttattttttaagttggtGATTTAAAAAACTGCCCgtatttaaaaatgagattctcaaaaataaataaataagattccctataaattaaaatgaatttctccCACCCACCTCCAATGAGTGCGATTGACAAGCCTGTACAGAGCAAATGTAAGCCCAAACAACCAAAGGTAAAAGGAGGGTCTTTAGAAGGATCTTCTTCATGTTCAAAGGGAGCAGCTGCTGGAGAGACCGATGCCCAGGGCACTGAAGTGTTAGTACACAGACCCCCAGCTCCCCGGGACTGAAGGTAAAGGAGCAGACAAACCCGGACTGGAGGTTTACGTGCAGAAACAAGGAGCGGGGAGAGTGTGGCTTTTCAGAAAAATCTCTGCTCTGAAGGGACGCTGATGGCACAACCACCTACGTAGGGCTGGCGGGTACGCCTAACAGAGGACAGAGCCCTCCTATACAAACCTGAGAGCAAGAGGCTGGGAAGGCCCCACTCACGCCCTCTTTTCCCTGCTGTCCTAGGGGGACCAGGGGTAGGACCAGTAACCTGGTCAGGAGGCCCTTCCGGGAGGACCCCGCCCCCTCAACACCCTCCGCCCCTCAAGTGCCCCGCCCCCTCAACACCCTCCGCCCCTCGAGTGCCCCGCCCCCTCaacgcccccaccccacctcctcaaCCCGCCGCCGCTCTTCCTTCTGCTCCTCTATGCGTCGCTGCCGCTGGTGCAGCAGGTGCTTGATGTGCGCCTCTGGGTCtcgctgttgctgctgctgcagctgctgctgctgctttaaaGCCTCAGAGTTGCTCTTGTTCTCCTGCTGGAGCCGGAGGAATTCCCGGCGGAGGGTCGACTCCCCCGGCACATTCATGATGGAGCTGGGTCAGGACCGCACACGGAGGATCGGGGTCAGAACCCACCCTCATCCCTGGGAGCCCTAAATGGGCGCTTCACCCGACCAGGCCAGATGGTCTGCCTCTGGCCACTCCCGGGGGAcctgccctccctctgccccctttcAGGCCCTGATTCCTTTAACATCCCAGCCTGCAGCCCTGAATCCCCCTCGCACACCTCTTGCTCATTCGTTCGTTCCATTCCATCTAGCACCCAGGGATTCCATCTTATGGGTCTACCTGTCTGTGCCCACCACCCCCAGACTGAGTCCCCAAGCCAAGGACCACTGTTGCCCCTGCAGACGGTAAGCGATGGTCCCCAACCTCCGCCTGCCAAGCCCACCTTggctctccttcctctccatggCTGTCGTCTTCCTCTTCGCTGCCACTGTACTCATATTCTGTCTCCTCTGCAGGGGGGGAGATCACTGCTGTTTCTTCACCCAGTGCCCCAGACCCCACCCTGGGCTAGGGAAACCTTAGATGGGGATAACCAATAAGGTCTGTCTGGATGGCCACGCTCCTGGGTCCCCACCCGCCTCCTTGGAGTAACGGGGTGATGGTGGGTCGCAGGTTTGGGCCTGGACACAGATGCGGGATTAGACCCCACCGTGGGCGGGATGTGGTGGGAGGtgtacacgcactcacacatgcacGTGCTCAACATGAGCCCTCATGTGGAAGGCGGACTTAAATCAGGTGGTGACAGAGGAAACAGCCCTCTGGGGTTGGAAGTTTGGGAAAGGAGATCTCTTTGGACAGGgagagctggggctggaagggGGCCTGAAAGGGAGCCAGGAGGAGCCAGGGCTGGTGAAGAGGAGCAGGGGCTGTGTGTGTCCCAGACCCGCCACCTCCCTCTGCCCACTGACCTTTCTCGCCTCGTTTCTTCCGGGATCGGTCGATGTGGTCCTTGAGCTGGATGCGGACCTGCCGCTCGGTGGGCTGGTCGCGGATGAACGGGAACTTGAGCAGCTGCTCCGTCGGTGGGCGGCTCAGGTAAGTCTTGATGAGACACGTGTCAATGAAGTCGATGAACTTCTTAGACCTGGAAACGATGGTGGCTCACACTGGGAGGGCCCCCTCGGAAGGGGGGTGATTCCAGGAGGAAGGGGGGAATCCACCCTGActtccctcctgtctcccccGTATCCCAACACCAGGCTCCTGGCTCCCCAGCTGCAGTGCCGCCCCCGTCCGCCCCCTCTTCTCTGGTGCAGACCCAAGCCTGGGTGCAGGGGGTGAGGTGGAGGCCTTGTCCGAGGGCCTCCTTCCTAGACGCCAACCCCGCAGAGACCTACCATTTCTTGGACTTGAGCCTGGGTGGCGGGTTCCGGGGGATGAGGAAGAGGGCTCGCATGGGGTGCATGTCACACAGAGCTGGCGCACGGAAGAGACGCAATCAGCCCCTCCCGCCCGGCCAAGAGCCTGCAGTCCTCCTCGCCACAGGCCTCCCGCGACCCACCTCCTCCCTCTAGCTCTTTCTgggctctcccttctctcccaggcTCCGCACTTACGGGGGGCTCCCTCTGCCATCTCGATGGCTGTGATTCCTAAAGACCAAATGTCACTCTGTGGAGGCAAGAGAAGAGGGACAGGTGAACATTCCCGACCACTCTTCCTGGTCCACGCCCTTCCTGAGGCCCCTGTGCTCCAACCTGCGCTGTCCTCCAACTCCCCCAACCTTCCCATCCGTACTTTCCTGACCACAAAACGTTCCTCGACCTCTC contains:
- the MINK1 gene encoding misshapen-like kinase 1 isoform X9; translated protein: MGDPAPARSLDDIDLSALRDPAGIFELVEVVGNGTYGQVYKGRHVKTGQLAAIKVMDVTEDEEEEIKQEINMLKKYSHHRNIATYYGAFIKKSPPGNDDQLWLVMEFCGAGSVTDLVKNTKGNALKEDCIAYICREILRGLAHLHAHKVIHRDIKGQNVLLTENAEVKLVDFGVSAQLDRTVGRRNTFIGTPYWMAPEVIACDENPDATYDYRSDIWSLGITAIEMAEGAPPLCDMHPMRALFLIPRNPPPRLKSKKWSKKFIDFIDTCLIKTYLSRPPTEQLLKFPFIRDQPTERQVRIQLKDHIDRSRKKRGEKEETEYEYSGSEEEDDSHGEEGEPSSIMNVPGESTLRREFLRLQQENKSNSEALKQQQQLQQQQQRDPEAHIKHLLHQRQRRIEEQKEERRRVEEQQRREREQRKLQEKEQQRRREDMQALRREEERRQAEREQEYKRKQLEEQRQSERLQRQLQQEHAYLKSLQQQQQQILPGDRKPLYHYGRGINPADKPAWAREVEERTRMNKQQNSPLAKTKPGSTGPEPPVPQASPGPPGPLSQTPPMQRPVEPQEGPHKSLVAHRVPLKPYAAPVPRSQSLQDQPTRNLAAFPASHDPDPAVPAPTATPSARGGVVRQNSDPTSEGPGPSPNPPAWVRPDNEAPPKVPQRTSSIATALNTSGAGGSRPAQAVRARPRSNSAWQIYLQRRAERGNPKPPGPPAQPPGPPNACSNPDLRRSDPGWERSDSVLPASHGHLPQAGSLERNRVGASKLDSSPVLSPGSKAKPDDHRSRPGRPADFVLLKERTLDEAPRPPKKAMDYSSSSEEVESSEDDEEESNGEPSEGSRDTPGGRSDGDTDSVSTMVVHDVEEIAGTQTPYGGGTMVVQRTPEEERSLLHADSNGYTNLPDVVQPSHSPTESSKGQSPPLKDGGSDYQSRGLVKAPGKSSFTMFVDLGIYQPGGSGDTIPITALVGGEGSRLDQLQYDVRKGSVVNVNPTNTRAHSETPEIRKYKKRFNSEILCAALWGVNLLVGTENGLMLLDRSGQGKVYGLIGRRRFQQMDVLEGLNLLITISGKRNKLRVYYLSWLRNKILHNDPEVEKKQGWTTVGDMEGCGHYRVVKYERIKFLVIALKNSVEVYAWAPKPYHKFMAFKSFADLPHRPLLVDLTVEEGQRLKVIYGSSAGFHAVDVDSGNSYDIYIPVHIQSQITPHAIIFLPNTDGMEMLLCYEDEGVYVNTYGRIIKDVVLQWGEMPTSVAYICSNQIMGWGEKAIEIRSVETGHLDGVFMHKRAQRLKFLCERNDKVFFASVRSGGSSQVYFMTLNRNCIMNW
- the MINK1 gene encoding misshapen-like kinase 1 isoform X5; translation: MGDPAPARSLDDIDLSALRDPAGIFELVEVVGNGTYGQVYKGRHVKTGQLAAIKVMDVTEDEEEEIKQEINMLKKYSHHRNIATYYGAFIKKSPPGNDDQLWLVMEFCGAGSVTDLVKNTKGNALKEDCIAYICREILRGLAHLHAHKVIHRDIKGQNVLLTENAEVKLVDFGVSAQLDRTVGRRNTFIGTPYWMAPEVIACDENPDATYDYRSDIWSLGITAIEMAEGAPPLCDMHPMRALFLIPRNPPPRLKSKKWSKKFIDFIDTCLIKTYLSRPPTEQLLKFPFIRDQPTERQVRIQLKDHIDRSRKKRGEKEETEYEYSGSEEEDDSHGEEGEPSSIMNVPGESTLRREFLRLQQENKSNSEALKQQQQLQQQQQRDPEAHIKHLLHQRQRRIEEQKEERRRVEEQQRREREQRKLQEKEQQRRREDMQALRREEERRQAEREQEYIRHRLEEEQRQLEILQQQLLQEQALLLEYKRKQLEEQRQSERLQRQLQQEHAYLKSLQQQQQQILPGDRKPLYHYGRGINPADKPAWAREVEERTRMNKQQNSPLAKTKPGSTGPEPPVPQASPGPPGPLSQTPPMQRPVEPQEGPHKSLQDQPTRNLAAFPASHDPDPAVPAPTATPSARGGVVRQNSDPTSEGPGPSPNPPAWVRPDNEAPPKVPQRTSSIATALNTSGAGGSRPAQAVRARPRSNSAWQIYLQRRAERGNPKPPGPPAQPPGPPNACSNPDLRRSDPGWERSDSVLPASHGHLPQAGSLERNRVGASKLDSSPVLSPGSKAKPDDHRSRPGRPASYKRAIGEDFVLLKERTLDEAPRPPKKAMDYSSSSEEVESSEDDEEESNGEPSEGSRDTPGGRSDGDTDSVSTMVVHDVEEIAGTQTPYGGGTMVVQRTPEEERSLLHADSNGYTNLPDVVQPSHSPTESSKGQSPPLKDGGSDYQSRGLVKAPGKSSFTMFVDLGIYQPGGSGDTIPITALVGGEGSRLDQLQYDVRKGSVVNVNPTNTRAHSETPEIRKYKKRFNSEILCAALWGVNLLVGTENGLMLLDRSGQGKVYGLIGRRRFQQMDVLEGLNLLITISGKRNKLRVYYLSWLRNKILHNDPEVEKKQGWTTVGDMEGCGHYRVVKYERIKFLVIALKNSVEVYAWAPKPYHKFMAFKSFADLPHRPLLVDLTVEEGQRLKVIYGSSAGFHAVDVDSGNSYDIYIPVHIQSQITPHAIIFLPNTDGMEMLLCYEDEGVYVNTYGRIIKDVVLQWGEMPTSVAYICSNQIMGWGEKAIEIRSVETGHLDGVFMHKRAQRLKFLCERNDKVFFASVRSGGSSQVYFMTLNRNCIMNW
- the MINK1 gene encoding misshapen-like kinase 1 isoform X11, which codes for MGDPAPARSLDDIDLSALRDPAGIFELVEVVGNGTYGQVYKGRHVKTGQLAAIKVMDVTEDEEEEIKQEINMLKKYSHHRNIATYYGAFIKKSPPGNDDQLWLVMEFCGAGSVTDLVKNTKGNALKEDCIAYICREILRGLAHLHAHKVIHRDIKGQNVLLTENAEVKLVDFGVSAQLDRTVGRRNTFIGTPYWMAPEVIACDENPDATYDYRSDIWSLGITAIEMAEGAPPLCDMHPMRALFLIPRNPPPRLKSKKWSKKFIDFIDTCLIKTYLSRPPTEQLLKFPFIRDQPTERQVRIQLKDHIDRSRKKRGEKEETEYEYSGSEEEDDSHGEEGEPSSIMNVPGESTLRREFLRLQQENKSNSEALKQQQQLQQQQQRDPEAHIKHLLHQRQRRIEEQKEERRRVEEQQRREREQRKLQEKEQQRRREDMQALRREEERRQAEREQEYKRKQLEEQRQSERLQRQLQQEHAYLKSLQQQQQQILPGDRKPLYHYGRGINPADKPAWAREVEERTRMNKQQNSPLAKTKPGSTGPEPPVPQASPGPPGPLSQTPPMQRPVEPQEGPHKSLQDQPTRNLAAFPASHDPDPAVPAPTATPSARGGVVRQNSDPTSEGPGPSPNPPAWVRPDNEAPPKVPQRTSSIATALNTSGAGGSRPAQAVRARPRSNSAWQIYLQRRAERGNPKPPGPPAQPPGPPNACSNPDLRRSDPGWERSDSVLPASHGHLPQAGSLERNRVGASKLDSSPVLSPGSKAKPDDHRSRPGRPADFVLLKERTLDEAPRPPKKAMDYSSSSEEVESSEDDEEESNGEPSEGSRDTPGGRDGDTDSVSTMVVHDVEEIAGTQTPYGGGTMVVQRTPEEERSLLHADSNGYTNLPDVVQPSHSPTESSKGQSPPLKDGGSDYQSRGLVKAPGKSSFTMFVDLGIYQPGGSGDTIPITALVGGEGSRLDQLQYDVRKGSVVNVNPTNTRAHSETPEIRKYKKRFNSEILCAALWGVNLLVGTENGLMLLDRSGQGKVYGLIGRRRFQQMDVLEGLNLLITISGKRNKLRVYYLSWLRNKILHNDPEVEKKQGWTTVGDMEGCGHYRVVKYERIKFLVIALKNSVEVYAWAPKPYHKFMAFKSFADLPHRPLLVDLTVEEGQRLKVIYGSSAGFHAVDVDSGNSYDIYIPVHIQSQITPHAIIFLPNTDGMEMLLCYEDEGVYVNTYGRIIKDVVLQWGEMPTSVAYICSNQIMGWGEKAIEIRSVETGHLDGVFMHKRAQRLKFLCERNDKVFFASVRSGGSSQVYFMTLNRNCIMNW